One Oncorhynchus kisutch isolate 150728-3 linkage group LG13, Okis_V2, whole genome shotgun sequence DNA window includes the following coding sequences:
- the LOC109902639 gene encoding replication factor C subunit 4 has product MQAFLKGTSTQGTRPLKEKGTGTSGEKKQKSVPWVEKYRPKCMEDVAFQEEVVAVLKKTIEGADLPNLLFYGPPGTGKTSTILAAARELYGPELYRQRVLELNASDERGIQVVREKVKRFAQLTVAGHRTDGKPCPPFKIIILDEADSMTNAAQAALRRTMEKESRTTRFCLICNYVSRIIEPLTSRCSKFRFKPLANQVQEERLLDICDKENLKYSKEGIAALVKVSEGDLRKAITFLQSAARLNTDNEITESAVIEIAGVVPPKMIDNLLKICYKGTFEKLEIAVGNMVDEGYAATQIINQLHEAIIEEELNDKQKSAITEKMAVVDKCLVDGADEYLQMLSMCSVIMQQATLSN; this is encoded by the exons ATGCAGGCGTTTTTGAAAGGAACATCAACTCAAGGCACCAGACCTCTGAAAGAGAAAGGTACAGGGACCAGTGGAGAGAAGAAGCAGAAATCTGTCCCCTGGGTAGAGAAATA TAGACCAAAATGTATGGAAGACGTGGCGTTTCAAGAGGAGGTGGTTGCTGTGCTGAAGAAGACTATAGAGGGCGCTGAT CTCCCCAATCTGCTGTTCTATGGACCACCTGGAACAGGAAAGACCTCCACCATCCTGGCTGCAGCCAGGGAACTTTATGG GCCAGAGCTGTACCGTCAGAGAGTGCTGGAGCTGAACGCCTCTGATGAGAGAGGGATTCAGGTGGTGAGAGAGAAAGTCAAGAGATTTGCCCAGCTGACTGTAGCAGGCCACCGCACTGA TGGGAAACCATGCCCACCCTTTAAGATCATCATCCTGGATGAGGCTGACTCAATGACCAATGCTGCTCAGGCTGCTCTCAGACGCACCATGGAGAAGGAGTCCCGGACCACCCGCTTCTGTCTCATCTGCAACTACGTCAGCAG GATTATTGAGCCCTTGACATCCAGATGCTCCAAATTCCGCTTCAAACCTCTAGCAAATCAGGTCCAAGAAGAGCGCCTGCTGGATATCTGTGACAAGGAGAATCTCAAGTACTCAAAGGAG GGTATTGCAGCGTTGGTGAAGGTTTCAGAAGGGGATCTTAGAAAAGCCATAACCTTTCTTCAAAGTGCTGCACGGCTGAACACAGATAATGAGATCACGGAGAGTGCGGTCATAGAGATAGCTGGG GTGGTTCCTCCCAAGATGATTGACAATTTGCTCAAAATCTGTTACAAGGGAACATTTGAAAAACTAGAGATTGCTGTTGGG AACATGGTAGATGAGGGCTATGCTGCCACACAGATCATCAACCAGCTACACGAAGCCATCATAGAGGAAGAGCTGAATGACAAGCAGAAGTCTGCCATCACAGAAAAGATGGCA GTGGTCGACAAGTGTTTAGTGGATGGTGCAGATGAGTACCTGCAGATGCTGAGTATGTGTTCGGTGATCATGCAGCAAGCCACTCTGAGTAACTGA
- the LOC109902638 gene encoding protein ANTAGONIST OF LIKE HETEROCHROMATIN PROTEIN 1-like gives MESSMKKAVVERRSRLLYLSMRRREKIRKAIMDKRMEIQRHIRHRMYILNKMKRLAHTFQPPPSSPSRPSSPSRPSPMRHYSPAEPKSDWWERVVTKEFHPQDWLNTFHLTKDTFDQLCDQLRPEVKDPTCHVSLEKRVAMVILRLATNLDYLSIGDLLGTSSTTVIKCVRDVCNIIVTVLKPLFIHQPSEQELEEIAAAFNTQWGFPHCVGIIDSLHISVKSQSQTSDGWNSKGWPSTVVQGVVNGHGHFWDIRVGFSGSTDDATILQGSELWMLAREGGLSPKPPHKLMGQPLGFVLLGDAAFPLQTWLLKCYPESPQLTPQQRAFNTQLSHARTPIEGTFRRLKARWQCLKRNNSNAALIPVMTQACCILHNMCEMNNDPFMEKWLEESSQSLSQPCDLAPACLDDSNGEAVRSLLCDYLHQLPESQKQGSTHTAPPDLADSRPVTLSECAEAVNILTTLD, from the exons ATGGAGAGTTCTATGAAGAAAGCTGTTGTGGAACGGAGGTCGAGGCTTCTGTATCTGTCCATGAGGCGTAGAGAGAAGATTAGAAAAGCCATCATGGATAAACGGATGGAAATCCAACGGCATATCAGACATAGAATGTATATCCTCAACAAAATGAAGAGGCTTGCACATACA TTTCAGCCACCACCAAGCTCACCTTCAAGACCATCCTCCCCCTCAAGACCCTCACCCATGAGACATTACTCACCTGCAGAGCCTAAATCAGACTGGTGGGAGAGGGTTGTGACTAAGGAGTTCCATCCTCAAGACTGGCTCAACACATTCCATCTGACCAAGGACACATTTGACCAACTCTGTGACCAGCTCAGACCGGAAGTAAAAGACCctacctgtcatgtctctctggAGAAACGCGTGGCAATGGTTATATTACGGTTGGCCACCAACTTGGACTATCTCTCTATTGGTGACCTACTTGGCACGAGCAGCACCACAGTAATCAAATGTGTACGAGACGTATGCAATATCATTGTGACAGTGCTGAAGCCACTCTTCATTCATCAGCCAAGTGAACAGGAGCTGGAGGAAATTGCTGCTGCGTTCAACACACAGTGGGGTTTCCCTCATTGTGTGGGTATCATTGATTCCCTTCACATTTCTGTGAAATCTCAAAGCCAAACCAGTGATGGCTGGAACAGCAAAGGATGGCCCTCCACGGTGGTGCAGGGAGTTGTGAATGGACATGGTCACTTCTGGGACATCCGTGTAGGCTTTTCAGGCAGCACTGATGATGCAACCATACTGCAGGGCTCTGAACTATGGATGTTGGCGAGAGAAGGGGGGCTGTCACCGAAGCCACCTCACAAACTCATGGGCCAACCTCTTGGCTTTGTGCTGTTGGGTGATGCAGCCTTCCCTTTGCAGACCTGGCTGCTCAAATGTTATCCAGAGTCACCTCAACTAACACCTCAGCAACGTGCATTTAATACTCAGCTAAGCCATGCACGGACCCCTATTGAGGGTACCTTTCGTCGCCTAAAAGCCCGCTGGCAGTGCTTAAAGCGCAACAACAGCAATGCTGCCCTGATCCCTGTGATGACTCAGGCATGCTGCATTCTACATAATATGTGTGAGATGAATAATGATCCCTTTATGGAGAAGTGGCTTGAAGAGTCGAGCCAAAGCCTTTCCCAGCCGTGTGACCTAGCTCCTGCATGTCTGGATGACTCCAATGGCGAGGCGGTGAGGTCTTTGCTATGTGATTACCTTCATCAGCTACCAGAATCACAGAAGCAGGGCAGTACACATACAGCGCCACCTGACCTGGCAGACTCTCGCCCTGTCACACTCTCTGAGTGTGCTGAAGCAGTCAACATATTAACTACACTAGACTGA